The sequence CGCCACCGCCCGCGGGAAGGAGAAGGCCCGCAGCTCCGCCACGCCGGGGAAGGAGTAGTGCGCGCCGGGCGAGCCCACGGGGGGCGGCACCCGTCCGGGGAGCGGGGTGAGCGCCCCCGTCTGGGCCACGTGCCGCACCACCTCGGCCAGCAGGCGCCCGCCCGCGCGCTTCTTCTCCAGCATCAGCTCCAGGAACGACCCGCACCCGGTGACGCGGCACCCCTCCGCCGCCAGCAGCTCGCCCGCGTCGACCTTCGCGGTCATCGCGTGGATGCTGGTATACGACACCGCCTCGCCGCGCGCCACCTCCCAGAAGGTGCCGAAGTGGCCGCGGTACTGCGGGAGCCGCCCGTTGTGCACGTTCACCGCGCCGATGCGCGGCACCTCCAGCACGCGCGCGGGAAAGATCACCGGCGCGCCCAGCGACAGCAGGAGGTCGGGCGCGGCCCGGCGGAGCAGCGCCAGCGTCTCGGGCGCGCCGATCTTCTCCACCTCCACCACCTCGCTGCCGCCCTCCGCCAGCGTGTCCACCCAGGGCAGGTGCAGCCCGTACGCGCGGTCGCGCGCCGTGGCCGGCCGCCCCAGCTTCCACGCGGCCAGCACCCGCTCGCCCAGCGTGCGGAAGCCCAGCTCGGGGCGCGGCGGAAGCAGCACGGTGAGGTCCGGCGCCGGCCCGCCCGCCTGGCGGTACGCCCGGGCGAACACGCCGCCGAAGGTGTCGGCGGCGGTGGTCACCGCCACGATCTTCACGCCCGGA comes from Longimicrobium sp. and encodes:
- a CDS encoding formyltransferase family protein, which produces MKIVAVTTAADTFGGVFARAYRQAGGPAPDLTVLLPPRPELGFRTLGERVLAAWKLGRPATARDRAYGLHLPWVDTLAEGGSEVVEVEKIGAPETLALLRRAAPDLLLSLGAPVIFPARVLEVPRIGAVNVHNGRLPQYRGHFGTFWEVARGEAVSYTSIHAMTAKVDAGELLAAEGCRVTGCGSFLELMLEKKRAGGRLLAEVVRHVAQTGALTPLPGRVPPPVGSPGAHYSFPGVAELRAFSFPRAVAR